Within the Gordonia westfalica genome, the region CGACCTGGCGGTGCTCTGCTACACCTCGGGCACGACCGGGGCCCCGAAGGGTGTTGGATATTCCCACAAATCGCTCTATCTGCACACGATGGCCGCCTGTCTCGCCGACGGGCATGCGATCTCCGAACGCGACCGCGTCCTGCTCGTGGTCCCGATGTTCCACGCCAACGCCTGGGGAGTCCCGTTCGCGGCGTTGATGTCCGGGGCGTCGCAGATCCTGCCCGGGCCGCATCCCACACCCGCGCAGACCGCCGGCATCATCGCCGCCGAGCGGGTGACCTACACCGGGATGGTGCCGACGGTGGCGGTGGACCTGGTCGCCCACGCCCGGGGTTCGGGCACCGACCTGAGCAGCCTCCGCGCGCTGGTCCTGGGCGGTTCGACACCCACGCTCGGCCTGATCCGCGACCTCGAGGAACTCGGGATCCCGGTCTTCCAGGGCTGGGGCATGACGGAGATCTCGCCGATGGCGACGTTCTCCCGTCCCCCGGCGTCGACCGACGACGACCCGGAACGACGCTGGGCGTACATCCGCAAACAGGGTCGGCTCCTGCCCGGTCTCCAGTGGAAGCTCGTCGACGAGGACGGCCGGATCATGCCCCACGACGGGATCAGCCGCGGCGAGATCCTGATCCGCGGACCGTGGGTGGCCACCGGCTACTACCGGGCCGACCATCCCGACAAGTTCGACGACGGCTGGTTGCGCACGGGCGACATCGGCGTCATCGACGAACACGGCTACCTCACGATCGTCGATCGCACCAAGGACCTCATCAAGAGCGGCGGCGAGTGGATCAGCTCCGTCGCGCTGGAGGAGGCCCTGATCGAGCACCCGGCCGTCCACGAGGCTGCGGTGGTCTCCGTTCCGCATCCGCGCTGGCAGGAACGTCCCGTCGCCTACGTGGTCGGCGACGACCGCCTCGACGTGGACGTGGTGAAGGCCGAGCTGGCCGAGCGTGTCCCGCGCTGGTGGGTGCCCGAATTGATCGTCGCCGTCGACGCCCTCCCCCGGACCAGCGTCGGAAAACTCGACAAACGACGACTCCGCGAGCAGGCGGCCGGGACGCCCGACTTGTGGGAACCCACAACCGCCGCGGATTCTCCCGTTCCCGTGACGCACGCCGATTCCTAACGTCAACAGTGTGAAGTTCAGCCTGTTCTACGTGTTGGAGAGTCCGGACCGGGACTTTCGCCGGGCCTACGAGGAGATGCTCTCGCAGGTCGAGATCGCCGAGCGCCTCGGGTTCGACGGGGTATGGCTCGCCGAGCACCACGGCAGCGCCTACGGGTCGATGCCGTCGCCGCAGGTCGCGGCGGCGGCCATCGCGGCCCGCACCTCCCGGATGCGCATCGGCATCGCGGTCAGCAACCTGACACTCGCCTGGCCGGTCCGCATCGCCGAGGACTTCGCGATGGTCGACGTCATCTCCGGCGGCCGACTCGACTTCGGCGTCGGACGCGGCTACCAGCCCCACGAGTTCCGTGCGATGGGTGTCGCCGACAAACAGGACGTCAGCCGCGAGGTCTTCGAGGAGGCGTTCCAGATCGTCACGGGCCTGTGGACCAAGGCGGTCGGCGAGCCGTACACGTTCCACGGCAAGCACTTCCAGATCGACGGCGTGGACTGCCGTCCCGCACCGCTGCAGCAGCCGACGCCCCCGATCTACGTCGCGTCGATCAGTCCGGAGACCTTCGACCTGGTCGCCGACCACGGGCACAACATGCTCGTGACCCCGACGCTGATGACGCTGCCCGAGCTGAACGGGTTCGTGGTCGGCGCCAAGCGCACTCTGATGAACCGGGGGCGCGACCCGCTGTCCCTCGACTTCCCGATGAACTGGCAGATCCATCTCGCCGACGACGACACGCAGGCCGTACGGCAGGCGCGCCCGTCCCTCGAGTGGTACTTCGACAACGTCATGTCGGCCGTACCGCAGGGCGCCGCCACACCCGCGGGCTACGAGCGATACGCGGCACTGGCCGAGGCCGCCGCCGAGGGTGCGATGTCGCTGACCGGCCTGCGCGAGGGCGGTATCTGCTACGTCGGTGAGCCCGACGGCCTCATCCGCGAGATCGAGATCCTCCGCGAGGAAACGGGTCTCGACCACCTCATCTGCTGGATGCGATTCGGCGGCATGCCCCACGACGACGTCGTGCGGTCGATGGAGCTCCTCGCCGAACACGTCATGCCGCATTTCGCCGACGCCCCGCCACTCGTCCCCCGTGCTCTGCGGCACGAGGAACCCACCCAGACCGACAAATTTTTCGAAATCGAGTTCGACGATGAAGGAGAAGTCCATGAGCTATCTCGCGGTTGAGAACGATCGCCGGATCTACTTCGAGCACCACCGTGGGGACGCACGCCCCATCGTGCTGATCCACGGCTGGGGCGCCAACACCCGCTGCTGGGACACCACCGCCCCCGCACTCAAGGCCGCGGGTCACGAGGTCGTGCTCGTCGATCTGCGCGCATGTGGCCGCTCCGACAAGGACTTCGAGGACGTCTCGATCGCGGCCCTGGCCGACGACGTGGTCAAGGTGGTCGAGCACCTCGGCCTCGAGTCTCCCGTCATCAACGGCTGGTCTCTCGGCGGAGCCGTCGCCACGGCCGCCGCGTCGGCCCTCGGCTCGCGTGCGGGCGGCCTGGTCCTGACCGGCGGCGCGTCGCCGCGCTACACCGCGACCGACGACTGGCCCCATGGCGGCTCTTCCGAAGACGTCGAGGGAGTCCTCGCCGGTGCCGCCGCCAACCGCGCCGACACCTTCCGCGGCGTGGCCGGCGCGGTCTGCGCCACTCCTCCGAGTCCCGATGTCCTGGAATGGATCTGGGGGATGTTCCTGGAGATGGGCCCGGCCGGGGACGACTCGCTGCGCGACCTCGCCCGTACCGACCTGCGAAAGGAGCTCGGCGGGCTCGACATCCCGATCCTGCTCCTGCACGGCCGGGACGACGCCTTCGTCCCGTTCTCCGGGGCCGAGGCCGTCCTCGAACTCAACTCCCGTGCTCGTCTCGTCCCGTTCGACGCCTGCGGTCATGCCCCGTTCCTCGAGGACCGGGACCGCTACCTCGCCGAACTGACCGGTTTCCTGAAGTCATGAGCGCCCGACCCCGGGTCTGGATCGTGACCGGCGGGTCGCGCGGCATCGGCCGGTCCGTCGTCGAGAACATCACGGCCCGAGGCGATTCCGTCGTTTCCCTGGCACGCGGTGTGGCGACCACGCCGTTCACCAGGCCGGCACAGGTCCTGGAGCTGAAGACCGACATCACCGACTCCTCGTCGGTGGCCCGCGCACTG harbors:
- a CDS encoding alpha/beta fold hydrolase produces the protein MSYLAVENDRRIYFEHHRGDARPIVLIHGWGANTRCWDTTAPALKAAGHEVVLVDLRACGRSDKDFEDVSIAALADDVVKVVEHLGLESPVINGWSLGGAVATAAASALGSRAGGLVLTGGASPRYTATDDWPHGGSSEDVEGVLAGAAANRADTFRGVAGAVCATPPSPDVLEWIWGMFLEMGPAGDDSLRDLARTDLRKELGGLDIPILLLHGRDDAFVPFSGAEAVLELNSRARLVPFDACGHAPFLEDRDRYLAELTGFLKS
- a CDS encoding long-chain fatty acid--CoA ligase, translating into MNNSPAAASSSAPPSPASAHPLLITDFLFRARDMFGDKEIVDHVDGAEVFRYSYRDYADRVLRLASALVASGVRPGDRVGTLAWNHRRHLELYLAVPLAGAVLHTINIRLAPDEIAYIVDHADDTMIFADPSLEHLLSVARSQRPDMPVVPIDADAGSPIDGPSLDSMIASAEPLASPAARADDDLAVLCYTSGTTGAPKGVGYSHKSLYLHTMAACLADGHAISERDRVLLVVPMFHANAWGVPFAALMSGASQILPGPHPTPAQTAGIIAAERVTYTGMVPTVAVDLVAHARGSGTDLSSLRALVLGGSTPTLGLIRDLEELGIPVFQGWGMTEISPMATFSRPPASTDDDPERRWAYIRKQGRLLPGLQWKLVDEDGRIMPHDGISRGEILIRGPWVATGYYRADHPDKFDDGWLRTGDIGVIDEHGYLTIVDRTKDLIKSGGEWISSVALEEALIEHPAVHEAAVVSVPHPRWQERPVAYVVGDDRLDVDVVKAELAERVPRWWVPELIVAVDALPRTSVGKLDKRRLREQAAGTPDLWEPTTAADSPVPVTHADS
- a CDS encoding LLM class flavin-dependent oxidoreductase; the protein is MKFSLFYVLESPDRDFRRAYEEMLSQVEIAERLGFDGVWLAEHHGSAYGSMPSPQVAAAAIAARTSRMRIGIAVSNLTLAWPVRIAEDFAMVDVISGGRLDFGVGRGYQPHEFRAMGVADKQDVSREVFEEAFQIVTGLWTKAVGEPYTFHGKHFQIDGVDCRPAPLQQPTPPIYVASISPETFDLVADHGHNMLVTPTLMTLPELNGFVVGAKRTLMNRGRDPLSLDFPMNWQIHLADDDTQAVRQARPSLEWYFDNVMSAVPQGAATPAGYERYAALAEAAAEGAMSLTGLREGGICYVGEPDGLIREIEILREETGLDHLICWMRFGGMPHDDVVRSMELLAEHVMPHFADAPPLVPRALRHEEPTQTDKFFEIEFDDEGEVHELSRG